Below is a genomic region from Scytonema millei VB511283.
TAACGAAGTTGCCAATATTTGCGATCGCGTCGGTGCAGATGTGACCCAAGTTGCTAAAGGTATCGGTTTAGACTCCCGCATTGGTAATAAGTTCTTGCAAGCAGGCATTGGTTGGGGTGGTTCCTGCTTTCCCAAAGATGTCTCGGCGCTGATTCATACTGCTGATGACTATGGCTACGATACTCACCTGCTTAAAGCTGCCGTCAGTGTCAACCAACGCCAGCGTTTAATTGCCGTAGAAAAACTCCAGCAGGTACTCAAGATCCTCAAAGGGAAAACAGTCGGACTGTTGGGACTGACGTTTAAACCCGATACCGATGATATGCGCGATGCTCCTGCTCTCAACTTAATCGAGCATCTCAACCGCTTAGGAGCCAAAGTAAAAGCCTACGATCCTATTGTTGCCCAATCTGGGATGCGTCACGGGCTAACAGGCGTTTTGGTAGAAACCGATCCCGAACGTCTTGCTGATGGCTGCGATGCTCTCGTTCTCGTCACCGATTGGCAGCAGTTCCGCAATCTCGACTACAACAAGATGGCATCGTTGATGACTAACCCCGTCATGATTGACGGTCGTAACTACCTCGATCGCGAAGCCCTACAACAAGCTGGATTCTACTACGTTGGCGTAGGCAGATAGGACAACATAAAAGTAGAGACGTTTCATGCAACGTCTCTACTTTTAAAATCGAACTTCCTTCAAGTTCGTCGATCGCACGATCTATATACTTTTTATTGCTTCATAGCAATTGGCGAGAAGCTAGTAGTATCTTGCTTACGACTTACGATTTACAACTTTATCTTATCCTTTTCCAGGTACGCGCTCGATTTGAGCATAACCGCTAAAAACTAACAGCTTGCCTTTAGTTTCTAAGCGGTTGAGTCGCATAGTAACGCCATCTAAATCAAAGCGATCGAGATCGACCATATTATTCAGAATTTCTGCCAAAGCTTGTGCTAAAGCCAGGGAAGTCTCTCGTTGAGATTCTGGTAGCGTCTCTACTTCAAATCTAGGGTTTTGGAATTGTACTCGTCGCCGTCGTTCAATACCCAAAGTTGCTGTCAGACTAACTGGTACTAATTCCTCTCGTGATAAGTCTGCCTTAGCCCAGATTTTAATTTCATTCTCCGGTAATAACTCTACCCGAACTTCCTGAAACGAGACTGGCTTACCACCAGACAATTCAGTCAAACTAGGTAAATTCAAATTGAGCAGGCGTTTTTTCACCAGTTCTGCTTCAAACGCTTTGTTAATTCCTGCTTCTGATAGCGTAACTTGAGCTACGGCTTGAGTCGGTTGTTTGAGGGCAAGTTTACCACCCAGAACAGAGCTGAAATCGATCGCTACAGCATCCGTCTCAAACGACATCTCCTCTGCCCAAAATTCTCGTCTGATCAACAGACCGCGACCGCTCATCTTGAAGCTATCAATGCTACCTTGTAAGAGTTTGCTGGAAGGGTAACAACGAACGGCAACTTCTACTGACTCACTTTGTGTAAATAAGTGACGAATCGTCTTGCTGGCAACAGTATTGAGCATTTGCTCGCCCCAATCAGTGCCACTAGGATTAGTAAAACCAGTTAATCCGCCAAACATAAGTTTACGCGATTGTAGAAGTTATCCATACTCTCTTTTTGTAACAAAATGTGAACGAGCTAGCAAGGTTTGCACCATAGGTAATACTAATCATTTGTGGTTAGTAAACTAATCATTCCCCCTGCTAGTCTAAGTTACAGCGATTTTATGCTATCGTAAAATTGAGAGTACATTCGGCAGTTGTGTTTGTGTTTGCTAATTCAGATGCTCCTCCGAACGGTCATCTCGACAACGATCGGACTCAGGAGAGAGCTGCAATGTCCATATACGTAGGTAACTTGTCATACGACGTTACCCAAGAAGATTTGACTAAGGTATTTGCCGATTACGGCACTGTAAAACGAGTACAGCTACCTATAGACCGAGAAAGCGGTCGTCCGCGTGGTTTTGGTTTTGTTGAAATGGAAACAGAAGACGCAGAAGAAGCCGCTATTTCAGAGCTAGATGGCGCTAGATGGATGGGACGAGTGCTGAAAGTAAATAAAGCCAAGCCACGCGAGGAAGGTGGTAGTAGAACTGGCAACAGCAGAGGTAGCTATAACCGCCGCGAATCTTCTAGAAGCTACTAGGTAAGAAGTCGGAAGTCAGAAGTCAGAAGTCAGAAGTTAAGGGCAAAAGCATAAGAAGTATAGTAGGGTAGGCAACGCCCACTCGCCGCTTAGACTTCTAGTATGTATTCTTTTGAGTCAAGACAAGATACGCAAATCAGTTCGCATTTAAGAGGCTGAAGGAAAAAATATCTTTCCTTCAGCCTTTTGTATTGGTTTTTTGTATTAGTTTGCGATCGCCAGTCTATCATTACCGTCAGACAGAAGAAATTCACGCGGTGGACTGCCATCGTGAAATGAACTGTCGCAGAGGACTGAAAATGGAAGCAAAACAACTTCGCACGCAGCGCAACCCTTTAATTGCATCTGGAATTATTCTTGGGTTGGGAACTGGCGGACTATTTGATGGTATATTGCTCCATCAAATCTTGCAATGGCACCACATGCTCAGCAGCGTTCGACCGACTGTCACTGTTGCAGAAATGAAAGCCAACATGGTGTGGGATGGATTTTTCGATGCTGCTACGTGGATACTAACTTTACTAGGAATATTTTTACTCTGGCGGGCAGGCGAACAAAAAAACGTGTTTTGGTCGGGCAAAACTTTCTTTGGTGCTTTGTTGCTAGGCGTAGGATTATTCGACTTCTTTGAGGGATTAATCGACCATCAAATTCTCGGCATTCACCATGTCAAACCAGGGACTAATGAGTTAATCTGGGATATCGGTTTTCTCGTTCTAGGGGCTATCTTAGCGATCGCGGGATGGATACTGATAAAGTCTGAAGAAAAAGTAATTAGTAAGTCGTAAGTCGTAAGTCGTAAGTAAAAAGTTACTCACTACTCACAAACGACCAATGACCAATGACCAATGACCAATGGCAAACAGTGAATTTGAAAAAAACAGCATAGGTTGGCAGCTATCTCAGCTACAGCAACAGGTAGGGGAATGGCTCGAACTTCAGACTATGAGGCTGAATAAAAATATTCCCCAGTTGCCAGAGGGAATTCCTTCATGGTTAGTGGAGGGATTAAAAGCGATCGCCTGGTTAGCCGCAATTGCTTTACTGCTGTGGTTGGCTTGGTATGTGTGGCGACGGTTAGAGCCTTATTTGATGGAATTGAAAACTAGGCGCGCTGTTGGTAGAAAGACAACTTCTAGAACGAGTGAAGTGCCAGTCGAAGCTTGGCTAAAGCGATCGCAAACTTATTTCGATCGAGGTAACTATCGCGAAGCTTGTCGCTGTTTGTATATGGCAACGTTACAACTGTTGCACGAACGAGCGATCGCTCGCCATCAACCCAGTCGCACAGATCGAGAATACTTGCAATTAGTTCAACAACTACCCCAGTTTCAGTCTTATCGGACGCTAATTACCACCCACGAGCAATTATGCTTTAGTGACGGTGAG
It encodes:
- a CDS encoding LmeA family phospholipid-binding protein; this encodes MFGGLTGFTNPSGTDWGEQMLNTVASKTIRHLFTQSESVEVAVRCYPSSKLLQGSIDSFKMSGRGLLIRREFWAEEMSFETDAVAIDFSSVLGGKLALKQPTQAVAQVTLSEAGINKAFEAELVKKRLLNLNLPSLTELSGGKPVSFQEVRVELLPENEIKIWAKADLSREELVPVSLTATLGIERRRRVQFQNPRFEVETLPESQRETSLALAQALAEILNNMVDLDRFDLDGVTMRLNRLETKGKLLVFSGYAQIERVPGKG
- a CDS encoding RNA recognition motif domain-containing protein, producing the protein MSIYVGNLSYDVTQEDLTKVFADYGTVKRVQLPIDRESGRPRGFGFVEMETEDAEEAAISELDGARWMGRVLKVNKAKPREEGGSRTGNSRGSYNRRESSRSY
- a CDS encoding DUF2243 domain-containing protein; translated protein: MEAKQLRTQRNPLIASGIILGLGTGGLFDGILLHQILQWHHMLSSVRPTVTVAEMKANMVWDGFFDAATWILTLLGIFLLWRAGEQKNVFWSGKTFFGALLLGVGLFDFFEGLIDHQILGIHHVKPGTNELIWDIGFLVLGAILAIAGWILIKSEEKVISKS
- a CDS encoding DUF4129 domain-containing protein — encoded protein: MANSEFEKNSIGWQLSQLQQQVGEWLELQTMRLNKNIPQLPEGIPSWLVEGLKAIAWLAAIALLLWLAWYVWRRLEPYLMELKTRRAVGRKTTSRTSEVPVEAWLKRSQTYFDRGNYREACRCLYMATLQLLHERAIARHQPSRTDREYLQLVQQLPQFQSYRTLITTHEQLCFSDGEVLSETFERCRQAYREIARQEQISA